The DNA sequence GACTGGGGAAATAGGTCAGCCAATCCAACGTCATTGCGTTGAAACCTTTTGCCGCACACCCGAAGCAAGCTCTTGCGTCAACGCCCGAAGCTCGGCCAGACCATCGGCGAGTGCGGTGACCAGAGCCGAACCGACGATGACGCCGTCGGTGTAGGCACCGATCTCGGCGGCCTGCGCGCCCGAGCGCACGCCCAGCCCCACGCCGACGGGAATGTCGGAGACCTCGCGCACCCTGGCCACCAGTTCCGGCGCCGCGTTCGATACCGTGTTGCGGGCGCCGGTGACACCCATCGTGGAGGCGGCGTAGACAAATCCGCTGGTCGCTTTGACGGTCTCGGACAGTCGCTGCGGCGTCGAGGAAGGCGCCACCAGGAAGATCCGATCCAGTGCGTGCTGTTCGGAGGCGGCCAGCCAGTCATCTGCCTCGTCGACGATCAGGTCCGGGGTGATCAGACCCAGCCCACCGGCCGATGCCAGGTCGCGAGCAAACGCGTCGACGCCGTAACGCAGCACCGGGTTCCAGTACGTCATCACCACGGCACGTCCGCCGGCCTTTGTGATGGCCTCCACCGCGGTCAGCGTGTCGCGCACCCGCACTCCGCCCTGCAGGGCGGTCTCGGTGGCGCGTGCGATGGTCGGGCCGTCCATTCCGGGATCGGAATAGGGCACGCCGACTTCGATGAGGTCACAACCGGATTCGACGAGGGTGGTCAACGCGGCGATGGAGCCCGGCACGTCCGGGTAGCCGGTCGGTAGATAGCCGATCAGCGCGGCGCGGCCCTCGGCTCGGCACGCGGAGAACATCGGGGCCAGCCGGTCGCCGGCGTGGTCGCTCACGACCCATCTCCTGCCTCGTCGAACAGACCGAACCACTTGGCCGCGGTCTCCACGTCTTTGTCGCCGCGACCGGACACGTTGACCACGATGACCTTGCCAGGTCCCAGCTCGGTCGCCAGCTTGAGCGCTCCGGCCACCGCGTGTGCTGATTCGATTGCCGGAATGATTCCCTCAGTGCGGCAGAGGATTCCGAACGCATCCATCGCCTCGGTGTCGGTGATCGGCCGGTATTCGGCGCGGCCGGTCTCACGCAGCCAGGCGTGCTCCGGGCCCACACCCGGGTAATCCAGACCGGCCGAGATCGAGTGCGACTCGATGGTCTGACCGTCCTCGTCCTGCAGCAGGTAGGAGAACGATCCCTGGAAGGCGCCCGGTGTCCCTCCGGCGAATGTCGCGGCGTGCCGGCCGGTGTCGACGCCGTCGCCGCCGGCCTCGAACCCGACCAGTCGGACCGCGGGATCGTCGAGAAACGCGTGGAAGATGCCGATAGCGTTCGACCCGCCGCCCACACACGCCACCACGGCGTCGGGAAGACGACCCGCCATCTGTTGGATCTGAACGCGCGTCTCCAGGCCGACGATCCGCTGGAAGTCACGCACCATGGTCGGGAACGGGTGCGGCCCGGCCGCGGTGCCGAAGCAGTAATAGGTGCGGTCGGCGTTGGTGACCCAGTCCCGGAAGGCTTCGTTGATGGCGTCCTTGAGGGTCTGCGAACCGGATTCGACCGAAATCACTTCGGCGCCCAGCAGCCGCATCCGTGCCACGTTGAGCGCCTGACGACGAGTGTCGACGGCACCCATGTAGATCACGCATTCCAGGCCGAGCAACGCGCACGCGGTGGCAGTGGCAACCCCGTGCTGACCGGCGCCGGTCTCGGCGATCACTCGGGTCTTGCCCATGTGTCGCGCCAGCAGAGCCTGCCCGAGCACGTTATTGATCTTGTGAGAACCGGTGTGGTTCAGGTCTTCTCGCTTGAGGAAGATACGGGCCCCGCCGGCATGCGCGGTCAGACGCTCGGCCTCATACAGCGGTGAGGGCCGGCCGGTGTAGTGCGTCTGCAGGTCGTCGAGGGTGTCCAAGAACGCCGGGTCGTTGCGCACCTTGTCGTAGGCGGCGGTGACCTCTTCGATGACCGCCATCAGCGCTTCGGCGACGTAGCGGCCTCCGTAGACACCGAAGTGCCCACGGGCATCGGGGTCGTGCGCGGTCGGCTCAGCCACTCCGGCGCTGGCACGCGGTAGGCGTGGGTGCGAGGTGTCTGACATTTAGCGAGCCGACTTCGGGCAGGACGGATGCTTACCCGCACTGACCAAATCGGCAACGGCCGCCCGCGGGTCGCCACTGGTGACCAGTCCCTCGCCGACCAGGACAGCGTCCGCACCGGCACCGGCGTAGGCCAGCAGGTCCGCGGTGCCCCGCACCCCGGACTCGGCGATCTTGACCACCTCGGTGGGCAGCCCGGGTGCGATCCGCGCGAAGCAGTCGCGGTCGACCTCCAGCGTGGTCAGGTCACGCGCATTGACGCCGATCACCTTGGCGCCGGCGGTCAATGCCCGGTCGGCCTCTTCTTCGGTGTGTACCTCGACCAGTGCGGTCATGCCGAGTGACTCGGTGCGATCCAGCAGGGATTCCAGTGCCTGTTGCTCAAGCGCCGCCACGATCAGCAGCAGCATGTCTGCGCCGTGGGCGCGGGCCTCATGAATCTGGTACGGCCGCACGATGAAGTCCTTGCGCAGCACCGGAACCGACACCGCGGCGCGTACCGCGTCCAGGTCGGCCAGCGAGCCGTTGAACCGGCGCTGTTCGGTCAGCACGCTGATCGCACGGGCCCCGCCATCGGCGTAAGAACTGGCCAGCTCCGCGGGGTCGGCGATGGGCGCCAACTGGCCCTTGGAGGGGCTCGCGCGCTTCACCTCAGCGATGACGGCGATGCCGGGCTCACGCAGTGCGGCCATCACGTCGCGCGGCGGCGGCATGGCCTCCGCCGCTGCCTTGACTTCCGCGAGCGGGACGAGGGCCTCTCGGGCGGCAAGGTCGGCGCAGACTCCCTCAATGATGGAGTCGAGCACGGATGCCGAAGTCATGACTGCCGCTTCCTCTCCCGCGTCCAACGGACCTTCGTCGAAGACCTTTATCGAAGGGTAACGACCGTCGCTGCCCGCGGTGTCACCGGCCCGTCAAGAACACCTAGCCGTCCGGGCCCGACGCCGCACCATCCGGATCCCCGGTGGGGTCACGGCCCTCGTCGAGCGCGTCCCACATCATGCGTTCGGACAACTGTCCATCCGCGTCGGCGCGCTTGTCTGCCTCGACATCACGCGCAGCCGCCCGGCGCTCCGCAGGCGTCGAATACTTGGTGACCCGACCGGCGCTGTGTGCGGCGACGCGCATCAACAACACCGCCGCAGCCAGCACAACCAGGGCCGCGACCAGGCTCAACACGGCGCCGGTGAGACGGCGCTCGGTGCCCAGCAGCGAAGTCAGCGGAATCTCGGCTATGTCCAGGGCCCGCAGAGTGATGTCGCGGGCCACCCACATGCCGGTGGCCAGATAACCGCACGCCAGGCTCACCGCGGCCAACACCACCGCCAGCACCCGCAGCCGCCACCCGCGCACCGCCATCGCGGCGACGGCGGCGGCCAGGCACAGCAGCGCCAGGGGCAACAGCGCCGTCGACCAGGCCGCGCCGGTGAGGGTGATCTCCTTCGGCTGTCCGAGCCCATCGAACGAGCGGATCAGGACCCACGGCAGCCGCGCGGCGCCCCACAGAACTCCGGCGGCCGCTACCAGCAGCAGTTGTGCACCGCGCAATGCGCGGGTGTCGTGGCGTTCGCGACCGTCAGCCATCGGTCCCGGGCGCTGCCAGGGTCTCGGCGGCGGCGATCGCAGCCAGCACGGCCCTGGCCTTGTTGGATGCCTCGGTGTATTCGTAGGGGCCGTTGGAGTCGGCGACCACTCCGCCACCCGCCTGGACGTAGGCGGTGCCGGCGCGCATCAACGCGGTGCGGATCGCGATCGCGAAGTCGGCGTTGCCGGCGAAGTCCAGATATCCGACGACGCCGCCGTAGAGGCCGCGCCGGGTCTTCTCGACCTCCTCGATCAGCTCCATCGCGCGCACTTTGGGCGCCCCGGACAAGGTGCCCGCCGGGAAGCACGCCGTCACGGCGTCCAGCGCGGTCCGGCCCTCGGCGAGCTCTCCGGTGACGGTGGACACCAGATGCATGACGTGGCTATAGCGCTCGATGTGGCTGTAGTCAGAGACCCGCACGGTCCCCGGAACACATACCCGGCCCAAGTCGTTGCGACCCAGATCGACCAGCATCAGGTGCTCGGCGAGTTCCTTTTCGTCGTTCAACAGGTCTTTGGCCAGCAGTTGGTCTTCGTCCTCGGTCGCCCCGCGCCACCGGGTGCCGGCGATCGGGTGGGTTGTCGCGCGGCCGTCCTGCACGGTCACCAGCGCCTCGGGACTGGAGCCCACGATCGAAAAGGCCAGGCCCCCGTCCTCGTCGGGCACCTGCAGTAGATACATGTACGGGCTCGGATTGGACACCCGAAGCATCCGGTAGACATCGAGGGGGTCTGCCGGCGTGGCCATCTCGAAACGCTGGGACGGAACCACCTGAAACGCCTCGCCAGCCTCGATCTCGCCGACCAACCGCTCGACGATCGCCCCGTACTCCTCGGGGGTGCGCTGACCGCGGTAGACCGGGTCGGGCCGGTCGAAAGTGGCGACACTGGACCCCAGCGGCTGGCTCAGTGCCGCGGTCATCACATCGAGGCGGGCGATCGCGTCGTCATAGGCCTCATCGACGCGTTCGTCCGTGCCGTTCCAGTTCACCGCGTTGGCGATCAGCGTGATGGTGCCCTCGTGGTGGTCGACGGCGGCCATGTCGGTGGCCAGCAGCAGCAGCATGTCCGGCAGCTGCAAGTCGTCGACGGCCAGCTCAGGCAAGCGCTCCAGGCGGCGCACCAGGTCGTAGGCGAAAAAGCCCACCAGGCCGCTCGACAGCGGCGGCAGGCCGGGGATGGCGGCCGTCTCCAGCAGCGCCAAAGTCTCGCGCAGGGCCTGCAGCGGATCGCCACCGGTGGGTGCGCCCTGCGGTGCAGCGCCCAGCCACACCGCGTCGCCGTCCCGCACCGTCAGCGCCGAGGTCGTGCCGGCGCCAATGAACGACCACCGCGACCACGACCGGCCGTTCTCGGCCGACTCCAGCAGGAAGGTGCCCGGGCGGTTGGCGGCCAACTTGCGGTATGCCGACAGCGGTGTCTCGGCGTCGGCCAGCACCTTGCGGATCACCGGGACCACGCGGTGCTCAGCCGCCAGCGCCCGGAAGTCCGCCCGGGATGTGACGCCGGCCCTAGAAGTGCTCGTGGTTTGCACGCGCCCATCTTCCCAGACATTGGCGATCGCAAGCGCGCCCACCACTATCACCGCCGCCGCACGCGCACCCGGAGTAGCGTGACCGCCATGAAAACCGGTGACACCGTGGCCGACTTCGAGCTCCCCGACCAGACTGGGGCGCCGCGCAAACTCAGCGACCTGCTGGCCGGCGGGCCGGTGGTGCTGTTCTTCTATCCGGCCGCCATGACGCCGGGGTGCACCAAGGAAGCCTGCCACTTCCGCGACCTGGCCGGCGAGTTCGCCGCGGTCGGGGCCACCCGAGTCGGCATCAGCGCCGACGCGGTGGCCAAGCAGGCCAAGTTCGCCGACCAGCAGGGCTTCGACTACCCCCTGCTGTCCGACACCGACGGCACGGTGGCCTCCCAGTTTGGCGTCAAGCGCGGCATGCTGGGCAAGCTCATCCCGGTGAAGCGCACCACCTTCGTCATCGACACCGACCGCACCGTGCTGGACGTCATCGCCAGCGAATTCTCGATGGACACCCACGCGGACAAGGCGCTGGAGGTGCTGCGGGCGCGCTCGTCGGCCTAGCAAACAGGCGGTCGACGCCCGGCGTTTCAGGCGGGGTTTGTGGAACGTATAAAGCCGGTACTGACGACAACCACTTCATCCATCGGGTACCGACGATCAGCCCGGACGGCCGCCTACCGCCCTTGAAGAGTCATCGGACTCCCCTAGTCGGCGTCCTGCTCTACTGCGGGCACTTCCGCGACCTGGGCGGCCGGGCCGTCAGGCGCGTCGGGCAGATCCGGCAGTGAGCGGCTCTCTCCGACGGTGGTGTCGATCCAGTTCCTGATCTCGCTGAGGTGGGTGACGATCCCGGCACGCTCACGCTTGAGCAGATCGACTTCGGCCGCCGTGCGCTCGGTGATCACCTTGGCTTCGCGCTTGGTCCCGGCGATCAATGAGGAGGCCTCCAGGCGGGCCTCCTTGTCGAGCTTGGCGATGTTGGCCTCGGCCTGCTCCCACGCCGCCTTCATCTTCTGGTCCAGGCGGTGCTGGGCCTCTCGACGGTTGCGTTCGTCCTCTTCCCAGGCCAGCTTGATCTGTTCATCGAGGGATTCCTGGGCCGCCCGACGGTTGCGTTCGTCCTCTTCGGCCAGGCGCTGGTACAGCTCGCGGCGGCTGCGTTCGGCCTCCTCGATCTCCTGGGCGATACGACTGCGCTCCTCGTGCGCAATTTGCAGGATCTGCTCGGCCTCCTGGGTCGCGGCCTCGAGGATCTTCGTCCGGCGGGCGTTGGTGGACGCCTGGAACTCGGCGAGCGCCTCACTGGCGGCGGCCCGGTCGTGTTTGGCGGCTTCCAACTGCTCGCGCAGTTCGCCGGTCAGGGCCTCGGCGTCCTGGCGGGCCAGTTCTTTGGTGCGCCGCGCTTCCTCGGAGGCGATGCGCATCATCCGAGCAATCCGGTCGGACATGCCTTCGACAGAGTCCACCGGCCCGGTGACCTGCTCGAACTGCGATCGCAGTTGTGCCAGCTCGGCGGTCAGACGTTGGCGCTCCGAATCCGCTTCAGCGGTCATCCGCACCACGTCGTTCTGCAGCCGGGTGACCTCCGCGACGAGCTGCTCGCGGTCGATGAGCGTTTGCGACTTCGTCGCTTCGAGAGATTTGCTGCGGTCCTGCAGAATATCGATTTCGTGGTGCAGCCGCGCGATGTAGTCGGCGACCTCATTGCGATCGAAACCGCGCATCTGCGTTTCGAATTCGGGAATCTCTAGTGCCACCGGCGTACTCCTAAGCACCTGACAGGTTCGGTCTTCGGTTCGATGGGCAACCAGCGTTCAACCGAGTTGGCTTGTGCGCGAGGCCAAATGGGCATGCTGGCTCCAGTCGCCATGCGACGGAGCGTATCAGACCCCCAAGTGCGTGTCACCGGCCTCGCAGTGAGCAAAAGCCCCTTGAGTGCGGACGATTTTCGCGAAACGAGGACTCATCTGCCGGCTGAACGGATTGGCGGTTGACCCGCGCAGCGGCATTAGGTTACCTAACGGGTATTGATCCAGTTCTTGATCAGTTTGAGGTCGGCGACGAGTTCGGTGCGCTCTTGCTTCAGCAGCTCCACTTCCGCCTCAGCATGTTCGCTGATCGCCTTGACTTCGTGCTGAGCGGCGGCAACCAGTGTCGCGGCCTCCCAATGCGCCTCCGTGTCGAGCTTGGCGATGGCGGCCTCGCTCTGTTCCCATGCCGCCTTCAACTGCTGCTCCAGACGACGTTGCGCCTCACCGCGGTGCAGCTCGTCTTCCTCCCAGGCCAGCTTCAACTGCTCGTCAAGCGTTTCGTGCGCTGCCAGACGGTGGCGTTCTTCCTCCTCGGCAAGCCGCTGGTACACCGCACGGCGGCGGCGTTCGGCATCTTCGGTCTCCTCGGTGATGCGGTCGCGTTCCTCGTGCGCCAGCCGGAGAATCTCGTCGGCCTGTGCCGTCGCGATCGCCAGGATCTTCGTCCGGCGGGCATTGGCGGAGGCCTGCAATTCGGCCAGCTCCGCGGCGGCGACGGCCCGGTCGGCTCTGGCGGCCATCAACTGCTTGCGCAGGTCACCGCTCAGCGATTCCGCCTCGTGGTGGGCCAGTTCCTTGGTGCGCCGGGCCTCCTCTGAGGCGATACGCATCATCCGAGCGATGCGATCGGACATCCCTTCAACGGTGTCAACCGGTGCCGTGACCTGTTCGAACTGACTGTGCAACTGCGTCATTTCGGCAATGAGTTCCCG is a window from the Mycobacterium sp. SVM_VP21 genome containing:
- the trpA gene encoding tryptophan synthase subunit alpha, whose protein sequence is MFSACRAEGRAALIGYLPTGYPDVPGSIAALTTLVESGCDLIEVGVPYSDPGMDGPTIARATETALQGGVRVRDTLTAVEAITKAGGRAVVMTYWNPVLRYGVDAFARDLASAGGLGLITPDLIVDEADDWLAASEQHALDRIFLVAPSSTPQRLSETVKATSGFVYAASTMGVTGARNTVSNAAPELVARVREVSDIPVGVGLGVRSGAQAAEIGAYTDGVIVGSALVTALADGLAELRALTQELASGVRQKVSTQ
- the trpB gene encoding tryptophan synthase subunit beta codes for the protein MSDTSHPRLPRASAGVAEPTAHDPDARGHFGVYGGRYVAEALMAVIEEVTAAYDKVRNDPAFLDTLDDLQTHYTGRPSPLYEAERLTAHAGGARIFLKREDLNHTGSHKINNVLGQALLARHMGKTRVIAETGAGQHGVATATACALLGLECVIYMGAVDTRRQALNVARMRLLGAEVISVESGSQTLKDAINEAFRDWVTNADRTYYCFGTAAGPHPFPTMVRDFQRIVGLETRVQIQQMAGRLPDAVVACVGGGSNAIGIFHAFLDDPAVRLVGFEAGGDGVDTGRHAATFAGGTPGAFQGSFSYLLQDEDGQTIESHSISAGLDYPGVGPEHAWLRETGRAEYRPITDTEAMDAFGILCRTEGIIPAIESAHAVAGALKLATELGPGKVIVVNVSGRGDKDVETAAKWFGLFDEAGDGS
- the trpC gene encoding indole-3-glycerol phosphate synthase TrpC translates to MTSASVLDSIIEGVCADLAAREALVPLAEVKAAAEAMPPPRDVMAALREPGIAVIAEVKRASPSKGQLAPIADPAELASSYADGGARAISVLTEQRRFNGSLADLDAVRAAVSVPVLRKDFIVRPYQIHEARAHGADMLLLIVAALEQQALESLLDRTESLGMTALVEVHTEEEADRALTAGAKVIGVNARDLTTLEVDRDCFARIAPGLPTEVVKIAESGVRGTADLLAYAGAGADAVLVGEGLVTSGDPRAAVADLVSAGKHPSCPKSAR
- a CDS encoding TIGR02234 family membrane protein; this encodes MADGRERHDTRALRGAQLLLVAAAGVLWGAARLPWVLIRSFDGLGQPKEITLTGAAWSTALLPLALLCLAAAVAAMAVRGWRLRVLAVVLAAVSLACGYLATGMWVARDITLRALDIAEIPLTSLLGTERRLTGAVLSLVAALVVLAAAVLLMRVAAHSAGRVTKYSTPAERRAAARDVEADKRADADGQLSERMMWDALDEGRDPTGDPDGAASGPDG
- a CDS encoding anthranilate synthase component I — protein: MQTTSTSRAGVTSRADFRALAAEHRVVPVIRKVLADAETPLSAYRKLAANRPGTFLLESAENGRSWSRWSFIGAGTTSALTVRDGDAVWLGAAPQGAPTGGDPLQALRETLALLETAAIPGLPPLSSGLVGFFAYDLVRRLERLPELAVDDLQLPDMLLLLATDMAAVDHHEGTITLIANAVNWNGTDERVDEAYDDAIARLDVMTAALSQPLGSSVATFDRPDPVYRGQRTPEEYGAIVERLVGEIEAGEAFQVVPSQRFEMATPADPLDVYRMLRVSNPSPYMYLLQVPDEDGGLAFSIVGSSPEALVTVQDGRATTHPIAGTRWRGATEDEDQLLAKDLLNDEKELAEHLMLVDLGRNDLGRVCVPGTVRVSDYSHIERYSHVMHLVSTVTGELAEGRTALDAVTACFPAGTLSGAPKVRAMELIEEVEKTRRGLYGGVVGYLDFAGNADFAIAIRTALMRAGTAYVQAGGGVVADSNGPYEYTEASNKARAVLAAIAAAETLAAPGTDG
- a CDS encoding peroxiredoxin, whose amino-acid sequence is MKTGDTVADFELPDQTGAPRKLSDLLAGGPVVLFFYPAAMTPGCTKEACHFRDLAGEFAAVGATRVGISADAVAKQAKFADQQGFDYPLLSDTDGTVASQFGVKRGMLGKLIPVKRTTFVIDTDRTVLDVIASEFSMDTHADKALEVLRARSSA